A portion of the Bacillus thuringiensis genome contains these proteins:
- a CDS encoding CPBP family intramembrane glutamic endopeptidase, which yields MQSNKFKIIEAAKEGRRKVHPVFAVILVIVFLTLGELFMLFMLFLPKAETLLMKAIYSDIEMILTFGGAIFFVFLWIRFVEKRSISSIGFWKNQWIRKYLRGALIGFVFISIPVMLLLLTGNVQLQMQHITPTAILGIVGSLVAFLIQGATEEIVVRGWLFPVLSVRSRIWIGIVVTSFLFGFLHLLNPGITILSISNIILVGVFAAFYVLKDSSLWGICAWHSIWNWAQYNVFGFAVSGMTMYSTPLFKPVTTGSEFLHGGSFGIEGSIITTIMLSIASIVLWKQLWGRKAKQRDFS from the coding sequence TTGCAGTCTAATAAATTTAAAATAATTGAAGCAGCCAAAGAAGGAAGAAGAAAAGTTCATCCAGTATTTGCTGTTATACTTGTAATTGTATTTTTAACTTTAGGTGAATTGTTTATGTTATTTATGTTGTTTTTACCGAAAGCAGAAACGCTTTTAATGAAAGCAATTTATAGTGATATTGAAATGATATTGACGTTTGGCGGAGCTATATTTTTTGTTTTTTTATGGATTAGATTTGTAGAGAAAAGATCAATTTCATCCATTGGATTTTGGAAGAATCAGTGGATAAGAAAATATTTAAGAGGTGCATTAATAGGTTTTGTTTTTATTTCAATACCAGTCATGCTACTTTTATTAACTGGAAATGTACAACTACAAATGCAACACATTACACCAACGGCTATACTTGGAATTGTGGGATCTTTAGTTGCTTTTTTAATACAAGGTGCAACAGAAGAAATTGTTGTTCGGGGTTGGTTATTTCCAGTTCTTTCTGTTAGAAGCCGTATATGGATCGGTATTGTTGTAACTTCATTTTTATTTGGTTTTCTTCATTTACTAAATCCAGGTATTACAATTCTTTCAATATCGAATATAATATTAGTTGGTGTGTTTGCAGCTTTTTACGTTTTGAAAGATAGTAGTCTTTGGGGGATATGCGCATGGCATTCCATTTGGAATTGGGCACAATATAACGTATTTGGTTTTGCGGTTAGTGGAATGACAATGTATTCTACACCACTTTTTAAACCTGTAACAACTGGATCGGAATTCCTTCATGGAGGCTCGTTCGGAATTGAAGGGAGTATCATTACAACAATAATGCTCTCTATCGCTTCAATTGTTTTATGGAAACAGTTATGGGGGAGAAAGGCGAAACAACGAGATTTTAGTTAA
- a CDS encoding LysR family transcriptional regulator — protein sequence MEMRHVKTFCAIVKYGNFSKAAHALGYAQSTVTAHMKALENDLHIPLFDRLGKKVLLTKAGHQFHPYALELLAIYEKAQEIPQNTDYLEGTLSITSNESLAVYRLPQLLRTYKQKNPKVNIVLETNTNEQALQKLREGETDIVFIIGESIEHNDFITRTFSNETFGWILPAYSAAHTNPFQLLQDTQFIFTEQSCGYRPMVDRFLRQSGNIPAKTFETSNVEVIKQSVMCELGISILPYIVVQESCQKEQLCFQPIETPAFIQSHVIYHKSRWISPVLQSFLSLLERD from the coding sequence ATGGAAATGAGACATGTTAAAACATTTTGCGCCATTGTGAAGTATGGTAATTTTTCTAAAGCTGCGCACGCGCTAGGTTATGCGCAATCTACTGTTACAGCACATATGAAAGCTTTAGAGAACGATTTACATATTCCTCTTTTCGATCGGTTAGGGAAAAAAGTGCTACTTACAAAAGCAGGTCATCAATTTCATCCTTATGCATTAGAATTACTTGCAATATATGAAAAAGCGCAAGAAATCCCCCAAAATACAGATTATTTAGAAGGTACATTGAGTATTACATCTAATGAATCATTAGCGGTATACCGCTTACCACAATTGTTACGTACTTACAAACAGAAAAATCCGAAAGTAAATATCGTACTTGAAACGAACACAAATGAACAAGCATTACAAAAATTACGTGAAGGAGAAACAGACATTGTCTTCATAATTGGAGAAAGTATAGAACATAATGATTTTATTACGCGAACTTTTAGTAATGAAACATTTGGATGGATTTTACCAGCTTATTCCGCTGCACATACAAATCCATTCCAGTTATTACAGGACACCCAGTTCATTTTTACAGAACAAAGCTGCGGCTATAGGCCAATGGTAGATCGTTTTTTACGTCAAAGCGGAAATATTCCAGCTAAAACATTTGAAACTTCCAATGTTGAAGTCATTAAACAATCCGTCATGTGTGAGTTAGGCATTTCAATTCTTCCTTATATCGTTGTACAAGAGAGTTGTCAAAAAGAACAACTATGTTTTCAGCCTATTGAAACTCCAGCATTTATTCAAAGTCATGTCATCTATCATAAATCTAGATGGATTTCTCCGGTACTACAGTCGTTTCTTTCCTTACTTGAACGAGATTAA
- a CDS encoding AAA family ATPase has translation MKEGETMGIIAFEGASAVGKSTTCRELEKNYGAYIIPEVNFLFERPKNEHRTWYFEKQVERWKIAMQKSEQYELVILDGDIYQPLSYNWCFHFEIFDQSLSLIEDFYKEKLIHREIGFPDQYFYLYTNDEELRKRKESDETRRRRNFEKHLHISKPLQRYYENLNTVTDGYCKLIEAKSVKSNEIEIVNNLNSLNVCEERRFDVSRLDAIKKWLNENRA, from the coding sequence ATGAAAGAGGGAGAAACTATGGGGATTATAGCGTTTGAGGGAGCGAGTGCGGTTGGTAAGAGCACAACGTGTCGTGAGTTAGAAAAGAATTATGGTGCTTATATTATACCTGAAGTGAATTTTTTATTTGAAAGACCAAAAAATGAGCATAGAACATGGTATTTTGAAAAACAAGTAGAGCGCTGGAAAATAGCAATGCAGAAGTCAGAGCAATATGAATTAGTAATACTTGATGGAGACATTTATCAGCCACTTAGCTATAATTGGTGTTTCCATTTTGAAATATTTGATCAGTCATTATCTTTAATAGAAGACTTTTATAAGGAAAAGCTGATACATAGGGAAATTGGTTTTCCTGATCAATATTTTTATTTATATACGAATGATGAAGAACTTAGAAAACGGAAAGAATCTGATGAGACGAGAAGAAGAAGAAACTTTGAAAAGCATTTACATATATCAAAACCACTTCAGCGTTATTATGAAAATTTAAATACCGTTACAGACGGGTATTGTAAATTAATTGAGGCGAAAAGTGTAAAATCGAATGAAATAGAAATTGTAAATAATTTAAACAGTTTAAATGTTTGTGAAGAAAGACGTTTTGATGTTTCGAGGTTAGATGCTATTAAGAAGTGGTTAAACGAAAATCGTGCATAA
- a CDS encoding LysR family transcriptional regulator produces MIPIELRQLEYFLAVSKELHFTKAAEKLNISQPSLSQQIRALEHEVGMPLFDRIGKKISLTEAGKILLSHSKTIFHEVEQARSAIQDLNGLQQGSLTIGALLTVVNYLLPPAILNFNNLYPNIKLSVLGLRTGDIREKLLQNELDIGITFLPVQDKEIISIPLYKSDLTLVVPTGHRLAERNHVSIAELQNYPLILLPKNFFLTELITSHCQKLNFKPRPILEISTMESLIQMVSKGMGITVLPKPYIDFLQNKNIKAIKIENPTPTIEIGLIYRKDKYMCAATREFIEQLKITVHSFQN; encoded by the coding sequence GTGATTCCAATCGAATTACGACAACTTGAATATTTTTTAGCTGTTTCAAAAGAATTACATTTCACAAAAGCAGCTGAAAAATTAAATATTTCACAGCCTTCACTAAGTCAACAAATACGTGCATTAGAGCATGAAGTAGGAATGCCACTTTTCGATCGAATTGGTAAAAAAATATCATTAACTGAAGCAGGGAAGATTTTATTATCACATAGTAAAACCATTTTTCATGAAGTCGAACAAGCTCGTTCAGCTATTCAAGACCTAAACGGATTACAGCAAGGTTCCTTAACAATAGGGGCTTTGTTAACCGTCGTAAATTATTTACTACCACCAGCTATTTTAAATTTTAATAATTTATATCCCAATATAAAGCTTTCTGTATTAGGGCTTCGTACAGGAGATATTCGTGAAAAATTATTACAAAACGAACTAGATATTGGAATTACATTTCTCCCGGTGCAAGATAAAGAGATTATCTCCATCCCTCTATACAAAAGCGATCTTACATTGGTCGTGCCCACTGGTCATCGATTAGCTGAACGTAATCATGTATCTATTGCTGAATTACAGAACTACCCTTTAATTCTTTTACCTAAAAATTTCTTTTTAACCGAACTAATTACATCTCATTGTCAAAAATTAAACTTTAAACCAAGGCCAATTTTAGAAATTAGTACGATGGAATCTTTAATCCAAATGGTTTCCAAAGGAATGGGAATTACAGTGTTACCCAAACCATATATAGACTTTTTACAAAATAAAAACATTAAAGCTATTAAAATAGAAAACCCTACTCCAACAATTGAAATAGGGCTAATTTATAGAAAAGATAAATATATGTGTGCTGCAACTCGAGAATTTATTGAGCAACTAAAAATTACAGTACATTCTTTCCAAAACTAA
- a CDS encoding protoporphyrinogen oxidase, producing the protein MKTVVVIGGGITGLSTMFYLEKLKKDYNIDLNLILIEKEEYLGGKIHSVEEKDFIMESGADSIVARNEHVMPLVKDLNLEDEMVYNETGISYIYSENMLHPIPSDTIFGIPMSARSLFSSTLVSTKGKIVALKDFITKNKGFTKDTSLALFLESFLGKELVDRQIAPVLSGVYSGKLNELTMASTLPYLLDYKNKYGSIIKGFEENKKQFQSAGNKKFVSFKGGLSTIINRLEEVLTETVVKKGAITTAVSKQEDRYEISFANHETIQADYVVLAAPHDIAQTLLQSNELNEQFNTFKNSSLISIYLGFDILDEQLPADGTGFIVTENSDLHCDACTWTSRKWKHTSGKQKLLVRMFYKSTNPVYETIKNYSEEELVRVALYDIEKSLGIKGEPEVVEVTNWKDLMPKYHLEHNQAVQTLQEKMTNLYPNVYLAGASYYGVGIGACIGNGKNMANEIMATLNK; encoded by the coding sequence ATGAAAACAGTTGTTGTTATCGGTGGAGGTATAACGGGACTTTCTACTATGTTTTATTTAGAAAAATTAAAAAAGGATTATAATATCGATTTAAATTTAATTCTTATTGAAAAAGAAGAGTATTTAGGTGGTAAAATCCATAGTGTGGAAGAAAAGGATTTCATTATGGAGTCAGGAGCGGATTCAATCGTTGCTCGTAATGAACATGTTATGCCACTTGTAAAAGATTTAAATTTAGAAGATGAAATGGTATATAATGAAACGGGTATTTCTTACATATATTCTGAAAACATGTTACATCCGATTCCTTCTGATACTATATTTGGGATACCGATGAGCGCCCGGTCGTTGTTTAGCAGTACGCTAGTCTCAACGAAGGGGAAAATCGTAGCTTTAAAAGATTTCATAACGAAAAATAAAGGGTTTACGAAAGATACATCACTTGCTCTATTTTTAGAAAGCTTTTTAGGCAAAGAGTTAGTGGACAGACAAATTGCTCCTGTGCTTTCAGGCGTATATTCTGGTAAATTGAATGAGCTTACAATGGCATCTACATTACCGTATTTACTGGATTATAAAAATAAGTATGGAAGTATTATTAAAGGTTTTGAAGAGAATAAAAAACAATTTCAATCAGCAGGAAATAAAAAATTCGTATCATTTAAGGGTGGACTATCTACGATAATTAATCGCTTAGAAGAAGTGCTGACTGAAACTGTCGTAAAAAAAGGTGCTATAACGACGGCTGTAAGTAAACAAGAAGATCGATATGAGATTTCTTTTGCAAATCATGAAACAATACAAGCTGATTATGTTGTTTTAGCAGCTCCACATGATATTGCACAAACTTTATTACAGTCTAATGAGTTAAATGAGCAGTTTAATACATTTAAAAACTCATCTCTTATAAGTATTTACTTAGGATTTGACATACTAGATGAACAACTACCAGCTGACGGTACGGGGTTTATTGTAACGGAAAACAGTGATTTACATTGTGATGCTTGTACATGGACAAGTCGAAAGTGGAAACATACATCGGGTAAACAAAAATTATTAGTAAGAATGTTTTATAAGAGTACCAATCCGGTATATGAAACAATCAAAAATTATAGTGAAGAAGAACTAGTACGAGTAGCTTTATATGATATTGAAAAGAGTCTCGGAATTAAAGGTGAACCAGAAGTAGTCGAAGTTACAAATTGGAAAGATTTAATGCCGAAATATCATTTAGAACATAATCAAGCGGTTCAAACATTGCAAGAAAAAATGACGAATCTTTATCCAAATGTATATTTAGCTGGTGCCTCATATTACGGTGTCGGAATTGGTGCGTGTATTGGAAATGGAAAGAATATGGCCAATGAAATAATGGCTACATTAAATAAATAA
- a CDS encoding GNAT family N-acetyltransferase → MGNVEKLASLLIEEPKREQLFPLFEEVFGIKTQTLNDFSDKGYWDDTYKALSFLQEDKVIANVAAFSLPLLINGEKINAAGIQSVMTHPNFRRQGLMTQLMDKMIEEIDKKCECALLFTENPELYTAFGFKVVQEYLMTIPYDKNINNNDSLLKKLDYYNIENRQLIHETIDSSQRLSNSFSTLNFHPSFYLNMYDSEWNEKLYYSEKLDALIVYEVENEKLKLFGVFAPVLPVLDELCGEINERFTEIEFYFSPDQLGVEDVQFTEVQSSKYLMVRSDKELDFKGYKFPVLAEF, encoded by the coding sequence ATGGGGAATGTTGAAAAATTGGCAAGTCTTCTAATAGAAGAACCGAAAAGAGAGCAGTTATTTCCTTTATTTGAAGAAGTGTTTGGAATTAAAACTCAAACATTGAATGATTTTTCGGATAAAGGATATTGGGATGATACATATAAAGCTTTATCGTTTTTACAAGAAGATAAAGTGATTGCAAATGTTGCGGCATTTTCACTCCCATTATTAATTAATGGTGAAAAAATAAATGCGGCGGGTATTCAATCAGTAATGACACACCCTAATTTCCGTAGACAAGGGTTAATGACACAATTAATGGATAAAATGATAGAAGAAATCGATAAGAAATGTGAATGTGCATTATTGTTTACGGAAAACCCTGAACTATATACAGCATTTGGATTTAAAGTTGTGCAGGAATATTTGATGACTATACCATATGATAAAAATATTAATAATAACGATTCACTACTTAAAAAGTTAGATTACTATAATATAGAGAATAGACAGTTAATACATGAAACTATTGATAGTAGCCAAAGACTTTCAAATAGTTTTTCAACTTTAAACTTCCATCCTTCATTTTATTTGAATATGTATGATTCGGAATGGAATGAGAAATTGTATTATTCAGAGAAACTAGATGCTCTAATCGTTTATGAAGTAGAAAATGAAAAGTTGAAATTATTTGGAGTATTTGCGCCAGTACTTCCGGTTTTAGATGAATTATGTGGAGAAATCAATGAAAGGTTTACGGAAATCGAATTTTATTTTTCTCCGGATCAATTAGGGGTTGAGGATGTACAGTTTACAGAAGTACAGTCTAGCAAGTATTTAATGGTTCGAAGTGATAAAGAGTTAGATTTTAAAGGTTATAAATTCCCAGTATTAGCGGAGTTTTAA
- a CDS encoding cold-shock protein, which translates to MYRNRKNDVAEVPPEQTPVWECESEDCLGWMRKNFSFEEEPKCPLCKSSMKSGERLLPKLG; encoded by the coding sequence ATGTATCGCAATCGAAAGAACGATGTAGCAGAAGTACCACCAGAACAAACCCCTGTTTGGGAATGTGAATCAGAGGATTGTTTAGGATGGATGAGAAAGAACTTTTCATTTGAAGAAGAGCCTAAATGCCCTTTATGTAAAAGTAGTATGAAAAGCGGAGAACGTTTATTACCTAAATTAGGTTAA
- a CDS encoding MOSC domain-containing protein, which yields MANEYQLLSLNIGLPKEVTYGGKVIHTGINKKQVKEPVYLSFVKFNGDGQADLVHHGGVDKAVCVYTGDHYPYWEKELNQDLVYGAFGENITVSGMREEDVCIGDTFDLGEAIVQVTQPRQPCFKLAKKYNIPKLPLYFQETGYTGFYFRVLKEGWVSSVDTLKRLQSDPKGVSVAFANRIMHKEKQNIEGVKRILEVNALSSSWRKSFEKRISGEEINTKERLEGIKE from the coding sequence ATGGCTAATGAATATCAATTATTATCTTTAAATATAGGATTACCAAAAGAGGTTACATACGGCGGAAAAGTAATTCATACAGGCATAAATAAGAAACAAGTAAAGGAACCGGTATATTTATCCTTTGTAAAATTTAATGGAGATGGACAGGCGGACTTAGTTCATCATGGAGGAGTAGATAAAGCAGTTTGTGTTTATACTGGTGATCACTATCCATACTGGGAAAAAGAATTGAATCAAGATCTTGTATATGGGGCTTTCGGAGAAAATATAACAGTTAGTGGTATGCGCGAAGAGGATGTTTGTATTGGTGATACGTTTGATCTCGGAGAGGCAATCGTACAGGTAACACAACCAAGGCAACCTTGTTTTAAATTAGCAAAAAAATATAATATTCCAAAGTTACCACTATATTTTCAAGAAACAGGATATACAGGATTTTATTTTCGTGTATTAAAAGAAGGATGGGTATCATCAGTCGATACATTAAAAAGGCTACAGTCTGATCCGAAAGGTGTTTCAGTAGCGTTTGCTAACCGTATCATGCACAAGGAAAAACAAAATATTGAAGGAGTAAAAAGGATATTAGAAGTAAACGCACTTTCAAGTAGTTGGAGAAAGTCTTTTGAAAAGCGTATAAGTGGAGAAGAAATTAATACGAAGGAAAGACTTGAAGGGATAAAAGAATAA
- a CDS encoding GNAT family N-acetyltransferase has translation MAFPISETERLRLVEIEQSYCQKIYEIFSLDEVTCYYGMNSFTEFGQASRMIESFSKNYFEKKAIRWGIVLKETNVLIGTIGLNNLQLWSKRSEIGYDLHPRYWGNGYASEAAREIIDYGFKDLGLFRIGAITYPENVTSCRMLSKIGFQKEGLLRGYIHQGNKQHDALLYSIVRTDIEDINL, from the coding sequence ATGGCATTTCCTATATCAGAAACAGAACGCTTACGTTTAGTTGAAATAGAACAATCTTATTGTCAAAAAATATATGAAATCTTTTCGTTGGATGAAGTAACGTGTTATTACGGTATGAATTCTTTTACGGAGTTTGGACAAGCTTCACGTATGATCGAATCTTTTTCAAAAAATTACTTTGAGAAAAAGGCAATACGATGGGGAATTGTGTTAAAAGAAACGAACGTTTTAATAGGAACAATTGGACTAAATAATTTACAATTATGGAGTAAACGATCTGAGATTGGATATGACCTGCATCCTCGTTATTGGGGAAATGGTTATGCGTCAGAAGCGGCTCGAGAAATTATTGATTATGGGTTTAAAGATTTAGGTTTGTTTAGAATTGGAGCTATTACATATCCTGAAAATGTTACTTCTTGTAGAATGTTATCTAAAATCGGCTTTCAAAAGGAAGGTCTATTGCGCGGATATATTCATCAAGGAAATAAGCAACACGATGCATTATTGTATTCTATAGTGCGAACTGATATTGAGGACATAAATTTATAA
- a CDS encoding C45 family autoproteolytic acyltransferase/hydolase, with amino-acid sequence MYQVKGYFSSLKGSYYEIGKQQGEFVKQNPYLIPQFIHEENVISNNHWTESRNILNKHCPGINEEIEGFCEVLKIPSKNIMYYYQTLLKAGCSHCAVLPKKTDSTHTYVLRNYDLSPVIDDMRFCSTHVEGAYAHSGFSTQYFGRTEGVNEHGLSVTFSACGQPVGNIEGLRKPVVSGLQCFAVIRLLLEKCKNVQEAKSLIEEIPIASNINLILADPLNAAYIEIFDGHKSTITIDGEKQAFIVSTNHAVSSSIQKLNNRRLEQSTKRYHVLHEHLNRYEQVSIESLKKLVEEEYPAGLTVHNYEEWFGTLHSVLFDLHDRTMKICFGSPLLNDWYLLKVGGSMPFSEVNVNFKNKTYTDFWREDKNKLMPKR; translated from the coding sequence ATGTATCAAGTAAAGGGGTATTTTTCATCATTAAAAGGAAGTTATTATGAGATTGGAAAGCAACAAGGGGAGTTCGTGAAACAAAATCCGTATCTCATCCCGCAATTTATACACGAAGAAAATGTAATATCTAATAACCATTGGACAGAATCGAGAAATATACTAAACAAACATTGTCCAGGCATAAATGAAGAAATTGAAGGTTTTTGTGAAGTGTTGAAAATTCCTTCTAAAAATATAATGTATTACTATCAAACACTATTGAAAGCAGGTTGTAGTCATTGTGCAGTATTACCTAAAAAGACAGATTCAACTCACACTTATGTATTAAGAAACTATGATTTATCACCAGTAATAGATGATATGCGTTTTTGCTCGACGCATGTTGAAGGTGCGTATGCGCATAGTGGTTTTTCTACTCAATATTTTGGTAGAACAGAAGGAGTTAATGAACATGGATTATCTGTTACATTTTCAGCATGTGGTCAACCAGTAGGAAATATTGAAGGTCTACGAAAGCCAGTAGTAAGTGGTTTACAATGTTTTGCGGTAATTCGACTGTTATTGGAGAAATGCAAAAATGTGCAGGAGGCTAAGTCACTAATAGAAGAAATACCAATTGCTAGTAATATTAATTTAATACTAGCTGATCCTTTAAATGCAGCATATATTGAAATATTTGACGGTCATAAATCCACAATAACGATTGATGGTGAAAAACAAGCTTTTATTGTATCAACAAACCATGCAGTTAGTTCATCAATTCAGAAATTAAATAATAGGAGATTAGAACAATCTACAAAGAGATATCACGTTTTACATGAGCATTTAAATAGATATGAACAAGTAAGCATAGAGTCTTTAAAAAAATTAGTAGAAGAAGAATATCCTGCTGGACTAACTGTACATAACTATGAAGAATGGTTTGGAACTTTACATTCTGTATTATTCGATTTACATGATCGTACAATGAAGATTTGCTTCGGATCACCACTTTTAAACGACTGGTACCTATTGAAAGTTGGAGGAAGTATGCCGTTTTCTGAGGTGAACGTGAACTTTAAAAATAAAACTTATACTGACTTTTGGAGGGAAGATAAGAATAAATTGATGCCTAAAAGATAA
- a CDS encoding aspartate-semialdehyde dehydrogenase has product MIKKGYHVAVVGATGAVGQKIIELLENEMKFNIVEVTLLSSKRSAGKKVRFKGREIIIQEAKTTSFEGVDIAFFSAGGEVSRQFVTHAVSSGAIVIDNTSEYRMAQDVPLVVPEVNAHTLKQHKGIIAVPNCSALQMVTALQPIRKSFGLERIIVSTYQAVSGSGIHAIHELQEQAKSILAGEEVKSDILPVKKDKKHYPIAFNVLPQVDIFTDNDFTFEEVKMIQETKKILEDENLKMAATCVRVPVVSGHSESVYIELEKEASVAEIKEVLMDAPGVILQDNPSEQLYPMPLYAEGKIDTFVGRIRKDPDTPNGFHLWIVSDNLLKGAAWNSVQIAETLVEKGIL; this is encoded by the coding sequence ATGATCAAAAAGGGCTATCATGTAGCTGTTGTTGGGGCTACAGGTGCGGTAGGGCAAAAAATTATTGAACTGTTAGAGAATGAAATGAAGTTTAATATAGTTGAAGTTACATTGCTTTCGTCCAAACGATCCGCTGGTAAGAAAGTAAGATTCAAAGGACGAGAGATAATTATACAAGAGGCAAAAACAACTAGCTTTGAAGGTGTAGATATTGCCTTTTTTAGCGCTGGGGGAGAAGTATCTAGACAATTTGTAACTCATGCAGTTTCTAGTGGTGCGATTGTAATTGATAACACAAGTGAGTACCGAATGGCGCAAGATGTACCGCTCGTTGTTCCGGAAGTGAATGCGCACACTTTAAAACAGCATAAAGGTATCATTGCAGTTCCAAATTGTTCAGCATTACAGATGGTAACAGCACTTCAGCCGATTCGAAAATCATTTGGTTTAGAAAGAATTATCGTTTCAACATATCAAGCTGTATCGGGTTCTGGCATTCATGCGATTCATGAATTACAAGAGCAGGCTAAGTCTATACTTGCAGGTGAAGAAGTGAAGAGTGATATATTACCGGTGAAAAAAGATAAAAAACATTATCCAATAGCATTTAATGTACTGCCTCAAGTAGATATATTTACAGACAATGATTTTACTTTTGAAGAAGTCAAAATGATTCAAGAAACGAAGAAAATATTAGAAGATGAAAACCTGAAAATGGCAGCTACTTGTGTACGTGTTCCAGTTGTATCGGGGCATTCAGAATCGGTTTATATAGAACTGGAAAAAGAAGCAAGCGTTGCGGAAATTAAGGAAGTATTAATGGATGCACCAGGTGTTATTTTGCAGGATAACCCTAGTGAACAGCTGTATCCAATGCCATTATATGCAGAAGGGAAAATAGATACATTTGTCGGAAGAATACGTAAAGATCCTGATACGCCAAACGGATTCCACCTTTGGATTGTTTCCGATAACCTATTAAAAGGTGCGGCTTGGAATTCAGTTCAAATCGCAGAGACTTTAGTGGAAAAGGGGATACTTTAA
- the cspD gene encoding cold-shock protein CspD: MTLTGKVKWFNSEKGFGFIEVADGNDVFVHFSAITGDGFKSLDEGQEVSFEVEDGNRGPQAKNVVKL; the protein is encoded by the coding sequence ATGACATTAACAGGTAAAGTAAAATGGTTTAACAGCGAAAAAGGTTTCGGTTTCATCGAAGTTGCAGACGGTAACGACGTATTCGTTCACTTCTCAGCTATCACTGGCGACGGCTTCAAGTCTCTTGACGAAGGTCAAGAAGTTAGCTTCGAAGTTGAAGACGGTAACCGCGGACCTCAAGCTAAAAACGTTGTAAAGCTATAA
- a CDS encoding PRK06770 family protein, producing the protein MKTLFKIIGILAGMAVIGVGLTYGMLHYLNNSKPAAKKASPAAPAVEVLADSNVKAEDAKLLENGNYSLPNSGFNKNFKWTDENIQTALHEMAHQKAKADQKWGYIFITQERIESLIDIVKSNDLVQGSTYVEILERWKQGKYEKVDGDHNKIWKLQSGNLGEGKGVMSEAEQKELINQVFMQKGTYSGSKLIADGGKTNK; encoded by the coding sequence ATGAAAACACTATTTAAAATAATCGGTATTCTAGCTGGTATGGCGGTAATCGGAGTAGGTTTAACATATGGTATGCTGCATTATTTAAATAATAGTAAACCAGCTGCGAAAAAGGCATCACCAGCTGCTCCAGCAGTAGAAGTACTAGCTGATAGTAACGTAAAAGCAGAAGATGCGAAGCTTTTAGAAAATGGAAACTATTCATTACCGAATAGTGGTTTTAATAAAAATTTTAAATGGACAGATGAGAACATACAGACAGCATTACATGAAATGGCACATCAAAAAGCGAAAGCTGATCAAAAGTGGGGCTATATTTTTATTACACAAGAACGGATTGAAAGTTTAATTGATATTGTAAAGAGTAACGATCTTGTACAGGGAAGTACATATGTAGAAATTTTAGAACGATGGAAACAAGGAAAATATGAAAAAGTTGATGGGGATCATAATAAGATTTGGAAATTACAAAGTGGGAATTTAGGAGAAGGAAAAGGAGTAATGTCGGAAGCTGAGCAAAAAGAATTAATTAATCAAGTGTTTATGCAAAAAGGTACATATTCAGGTAGTAAATTAATTGCAGATGGGGGAAAGACTAATAAATAA